The following coding sequences lie in one Maribacter forsetii DSM 18668 genomic window:
- a CDS encoding DUF2911 domain-containing protein, whose amino-acid sequence MNKVVLFLLAIVASLTVEAQINTPAPSPAAKIMQTVGLTEVSIDYSRPSMRGRKVFGNLVPFDKLWRTGANGYTLVTFDADVTIAGKDVKAGTYSIFTKPGASNWEVFIYTDTVGGGTPSNWEESKVVAQLSVPVYKIEMPVETFTITFDDVKSNGANIGIIWENTYVAIPFTVGTDAAVMSSIDKALNGPSAADYYAAAVYYSSEGKDINKAKEWMNKAMSMTEKPAFWQLRQQSLILAKAGDKKGAIEAAKKSLTGATAAGNDDYIKMNNDSIKEWSSK is encoded by the coding sequence ATGAACAAAGTAGTACTCTTTTTATTGGCAATTGTAGCTTCCTTAACGGTTGAGGCACAAATAAATACACCTGCACCTAGTCCGGCTGCAAAAATTATGCAGACCGTAGGTTTAACAGAAGTAAGCATTGATTATTCTAGACCTTCAATGAGAGGTAGAAAAGTATTTGGTAACCTAGTTCCTTTTGATAAATTATGGAGAACAGGAGCAAACGGTTACACTTTAGTAACCTTTGATGCAGACGTAACTATAGCAGGTAAAGATGTAAAAGCTGGTACTTATTCTATTTTCACCAAACCAGGAGCTTCTAACTGGGAAGTATTTATTTACACTGATACTGTTGGTGGTGGTACACCAAGTAATTGGGAGGAAAGTAAGGTAGTTGCTCAATTATCTGTGCCGGTCTACAAAATTGAAATGCCTGTTGAAACTTTTACAATTACTTTTGATGATGTAAAAAGTAACGGAGCAAATATTGGTATCATTTGGGAAAATACATACGTTGCCATTCCATTCACTGTAGGTACAGATGCTGCCGTAATGAGTAGTATTGATAAAGCCTTAAACGGACCTTCTGCAGCTGATTACTATGCTGCTGCTGTATATTATTCTAGCGAAGGTAAGGATATCAATAAAGCTAAGGAATGGATGAACAAAGCAATGTCCATGACAGAAAAGCCAGCATTTTGGCAACTAAGACAACAGTCTTTAATTTTAGCGAAAGCAGGTGATAAAAAAGGAGCAATTGAAGCTGCTAAAAAATCATTGACTGGTGCTACTGCAGCGGGTAATGATGATTACATAAAAATGAACAATGATTCTATTAAAGAATGGAGTTCTAAGTAA
- the galK gene encoding galactokinase, protein MIHKEIASFFQKNYTTQPTLIKAPGRINLIGEHTDYNEGLVLPASIEKAIYFAVSGNDKNSIQVETFLTQPEKIIFQLNGDHKKFESFWGNYFKAIIEILIAKEYLLKGMDCVFGGDIPIGSGLSSSAALCCGFIYAITKISDKEISREDIALIAQEAEHKIGLNCGLMDQYAVLFGKKGNAFFLDCKDLSHSYIPINLEGYSWVLMNSNIKHNLAVDSEYNKRRVSCENIVKQVQKYKPEVNSLRDVTLEDLVTLKNNVKEIDVQRAKYVIEENDRVRKMMKVLTNGDANAVGEVLKEGHWAMSTQYEITTNELDTLVKIGESLDGVLGSRMMGGGFGGCTINLIKTDKLEDSITSILTQYKEQTKIDAEYYHLAIDDGVKVFE, encoded by the coding sequence ATGATACACAAAGAAATTGCGTCGTTTTTTCAAAAAAATTACACGACACAGCCTACTCTTATAAAAGCACCGGGACGAATTAATTTAATTGGAGAACATACAGATTACAACGAAGGTTTGGTACTCCCTGCTTCTATTGAAAAAGCAATTTATTTTGCAGTCTCAGGCAATGATAAAAATAGTATTCAAGTTGAAACATTTTTAACTCAGCCAGAAAAGATTATTTTTCAACTAAACGGTGATCATAAAAAATTCGAGTCCTTTTGGGGCAATTACTTTAAAGCAATTATAGAAATACTTATTGCCAAGGAATACCTATTAAAAGGAATGGATTGTGTTTTTGGCGGAGACATACCAATTGGATCAGGACTCTCCTCTTCTGCTGCGTTATGTTGTGGTTTTATATATGCGATAACAAAAATATCCGATAAAGAAATTTCTAGAGAAGATATTGCATTAATAGCACAAGAAGCAGAACATAAAATTGGACTTAATTGTGGATTAATGGATCAATATGCAGTGCTTTTCGGCAAAAAAGGAAATGCTTTCTTTTTAGATTGCAAAGACTTAAGTCACAGTTACATTCCTATTAATTTAGAAGGCTACAGCTGGGTTTTAATGAATTCCAACATCAAGCATAATTTAGCGGTAGATTCCGAGTATAATAAAAGACGAGTTTCTTGTGAGAACATTGTAAAGCAGGTTCAAAAGTATAAACCAGAAGTAAATTCATTAAGAGATGTTACCCTAGAAGATTTGGTTACCCTAAAAAACAACGTTAAAGAAATTGACGTACAACGTGCCAAATATGTAATTGAAGAAAATGATCGCGTTCGTAAAATGATGAAGGTACTAACTAATGGCGATGCTAACGCTGTAGGTGAAGTTTTAAAGGAAGGTCATTGGGCAATGTCTACACAATATGAAATAACCACTAATGAATTAGATACTTTAGTTAAAATTGGTGAAAGCCTAGATGGTGTTTTGGGGTCTAGAATGATGGGCGGCGGATTTGGTGGTTGCACCATAAACCTTATAAAAACGGACAAACTGGAAGACAGCATAACATCGATTTTAACACAATACAAAGAACAAACAAAGATTGATGCCGAGTATTACCATTTGGCAATTGATGATGGAGTAAAAGTCTTTGAATAA
- a CDS encoding sodium:solute symporter — MEGLDWIILAGTLLFIVVYGVWKTKGSKNVNDYVRGGNDSKWWTIGLSVMATQASAITFLSTPGQAFHDGMGFVQFYFGLPLAMIIICMVFVPLYHKMKVYTAYEFLEGRFDLKTRSLAAVLFLIQRGLAAGITIFAPSIILSAVLGWDLRTLNIILGTLVIIYTVSGGTKAVSVTQKQQMFIIMTGMFITFFFILGYLPSDITFSKAMKIAGASNKLEILNFDLDTSSRYTFWSGITGGLFLFLAYFGTDQSQVQRYLSGKSVRESQLGLIFNAILKIPMQFFILLVGVMVFVFYQYNPSPLNFNPSATQAVMESSYAEDYKLLQEGQIALEAEKRIAQNKFSAALEIKEYTAVEEAKKQIIRINQKDSTNRIAAKSLIKQANDVVETNDKDYVFIHFILNNLPTGLVGLLLAVILSAAMSSTASELNALGTITALDLYKRNRKSDNLSEEHYVKASKFFTLIWGIIAILIACVANLFDNLIQLVNIIGSIFYGNVLGIFLIAFFFKFIKGNAVFFAAVVTQIIICIIYYYLIHIYPSGQEKLGYLWLNFFGAALVITISFIFEAFDRMLKKPLATN, encoded by the coding sequence ATGGAAGGATTAGATTGGATTATTCTTGCCGGCACACTTCTTTTCATCGTAGTATACGGAGTTTGGAAAACAAAAGGAAGCAAAAATGTCAATGATTATGTTCGTGGTGGCAATGATTCTAAATGGTGGACTATTGGTCTATCGGTTATGGCAACTCAAGCCAGTGCAATAACATTTTTATCCACGCCCGGTCAAGCATTTCATGACGGTATGGGCTTTGTTCAGTTCTATTTTGGGCTTCCGTTGGCCATGATTATCATTTGTATGGTATTTGTTCCGCTTTACCATAAAATGAAGGTATACACGGCCTATGAATTTTTAGAAGGTAGATTTGACCTTAAAACCCGTTCGTTAGCTGCGGTTCTATTTTTGATTCAAAGAGGATTAGCAGCAGGGATTACTATTTTTGCCCCTTCGATCATTTTATCCGCGGTATTAGGATGGGATTTACGCACGCTAAATATCATACTGGGAACGTTAGTAATCATCTATACCGTATCTGGTGGAACCAAAGCCGTTAGTGTTACCCAAAAACAGCAGATGTTCATCATCATGACCGGTATGTTCATAACCTTCTTTTTTATACTCGGTTATTTACCATCAGATATCACCTTTAGCAAAGCCATGAAAATTGCTGGTGCCAGTAACAAATTAGAAATATTAAATTTTGATTTGGATACGTCTAGCAGATATACTTTCTGGAGTGGTATTACGGGCGGACTTTTTCTTTTCTTGGCTTACTTTGGTACAGATCAAAGTCAGGTACAACGGTATTTATCCGGTAAATCCGTAAGAGAAAGTCAGTTAGGTCTAATTTTTAATGCCATTCTAAAAATACCCATGCAGTTTTTCATTCTTCTGGTAGGTGTAATGGTATTCGTGTTTTATCAATACAATCCTTCTCCGTTAAACTTTAATCCGTCTGCAACACAAGCCGTAATGGAATCTAGTTATGCCGAAGATTACAAATTACTGCAAGAAGGGCAAATTGCATTGGAAGCCGAAAAAAGAATTGCGCAAAATAAATTCTCTGCAGCTTTAGAGATAAAGGAATACACCGCTGTAGAAGAAGCTAAAAAACAGATTATTCGTATAAATCAGAAAGATAGTACCAATCGTATCGCTGCCAAGTCCTTAATAAAACAGGCAAATGATGTAGTTGAAACCAATGATAAAGATTATGTCTTTATTCACTTTATACTTAACAATTTACCAACAGGATTAGTTGGTTTGTTATTAGCGGTAATTTTATCGGCAGCAATGTCATCAACAGCATCTGAACTTAATGCATTGGGCACGATAACCGCCTTAGATTTATATAAAAGAAATAGAAAATCAGACAACTTATCTGAAGAACACTATGTAAAGGCTTCAAAGTTCTTTACCTTAATTTGGGGTATCATCGCTATATTAATTGCATGTGTAGCAAACCTATTTGATAATTTGATTCAGCTTGTAAATATTATTGGTAGTATTTTTTACGGTAATGTTTTAGGTATTTTCTTAATTGCCTTCTTCTTTAAATTTATAAAAGGAAATGCGGTGTTCTTTGCTGCGGTAGTTACACAGATTATCATATGCATTATCTATTATTATCTTATTCATATTTATCCTTCAGGTCAAGAAAAATTAGGCTACTTATGGCTTAACTTTTTTGGGGCAGCCTTGGTTATTACAATATCCTTTATATTTGAAGCCTTTGACCGCATGCTAAAAAAGCCATTGGCAACCAACTAA
- a CDS encoding PIG-L family deacetylase, whose product MRYLLGFLACSLFALSTLNAQTPKISSSTDIYHSIEKLNFLGTALYIAAHPDDENTRLIAYLANNVKARTGYLSLTRGDGGQNLIGPELRELLGVLRTQELLAARRVDGGEQFFSRANDFGYSKQPDETLEIWDKEAILGDVVRTIRKFKPDVIINRFDHRTPGTTHGHHTSSAMLSFEAFDLANDSNAYPEQLSSTNTWQPKRLFFNTSWWFYGSQEKFKAADKTNLLHMDVGTYYPMLGKSNNEIASLASSQHLCQGFGRLSSRGSEDEYIELLKGDLPQDKSNLFDGIDTTWSRIDGGKAIGDILYDVQENFNFKNPSVHIPKLLEAYKLLQNVSDEHWKHLKTVELTTIISAISGLHLEAFTKISSTNPGQNVDVQIQALNRSHINIELKSVFINNKNTNIELSTLNNNKLFEKKINLNIPASTDFTSPYWLMEKGTLGTYTVKNKALIGKPETPRVFNATFNLNINGVLIPITRPVIYKYAKPDKGEIYQPFEVVPEATASFTDKVLIFADASPKRIPVTIKAHKDSISGTVELKYGTGWQVDKKLQPFSINKKGDEQTVYFTLSPPATENESSISPIIKLDGKEITKELVTIAYDHVPTQTILLPSETKVVRLNIQKAGENIGYIMGAGDEVPTSLEQIGYNVQLIDPTTITKESLKKYDAVVLGIRAYNVVDELKFKQRFILDYAKNGGTVIVQYNTASRWGAQFENIAPYELEISRDRVTNENSDVKIIAKDNSLVHFPNEINESDFNGWVQERGLYFPNKWSKEFTPILEMHDKGEESLKGSLLIAPYGKGNYIYTGLSFFRELPVGVPGAYKLFSNMLSVGKDKVETKAKIKG is encoded by the coding sequence ATGCGATATCTATTAGGGTTTCTAGCCTGTAGTCTTTTTGCACTCAGCACCCTCAATGCCCAAACCCCAAAGATTAGTTCGTCCACAGACATTTACCACTCCATTGAAAAGCTTAATTTTCTAGGTACTGCACTTTATATAGCCGCACACCCAGATGATGAAAATACGCGTCTAATTGCCTATTTAGCTAATAATGTTAAAGCAAGAACCGGTTATTTATCCCTTACAAGAGGTGACGGTGGGCAAAATTTAATTGGTCCGGAATTACGCGAACTTTTAGGTGTATTGCGTACGCAAGAATTACTTGCCGCAAGAAGGGTTGACGGGGGAGAACAATTTTTTAGTCGCGCCAATGACTTCGGCTATTCCAAACAACCAGATGAAACCCTAGAAATTTGGGACAAAGAAGCCATTCTTGGTGATGTGGTTAGAACTATCCGCAAGTTTAAGCCAGATGTGATTATCAATAGGTTTGACCATAGAACTCCCGGCACTACCCATGGTCATCATACTTCATCGGCAATGTTAAGCTTTGAAGCTTTTGATTTAGCAAATGATTCTAATGCCTACCCAGAACAATTGTCATCAACAAACACTTGGCAACCAAAACGATTATTTTTTAATACATCGTGGTGGTTTTATGGTAGCCAAGAAAAATTTAAAGCGGCGGATAAAACCAATCTTTTACATATGGATGTAGGCACCTACTACCCTATGCTAGGAAAATCTAACAACGAAATTGCCTCATTAGCCAGTAGCCAACATCTATGTCAAGGTTTTGGTAGACTAAGTTCAAGAGGTAGTGAAGATGAATATATAGAATTATTAAAGGGTGATTTACCACAAGACAAATCCAATCTTTTTGATGGCATAGATACAACCTGGTCTAGAATTGATGGTGGAAAGGCAATTGGCGATATCCTTTATGATGTACAAGAAAATTTTAATTTTAAAAATCCTTCGGTTCATATTCCTAAATTATTAGAAGCCTATAAATTATTGCAAAATGTTTCCGATGAACATTGGAAACATTTAAAAACAGTAGAATTAACTACAATTATTTCAGCTATTTCAGGATTACATTTAGAAGCATTTACCAAAATCTCATCTACAAATCCTGGTCAGAATGTCGATGTTCAAATCCAAGCATTGAACAGAAGTCATATCAATATTGAATTAAAATCGGTATTTATCAATAATAAGAATACAAATATTGAGCTGAGTACTTTGAACAATAACAAATTGTTTGAAAAGAAAATTAATTTAAATATTCCGGCTTCAACTGATTTTACCAGTCCGTATTGGTTGATGGAAAAAGGAACTTTAGGCACCTATACTGTTAAAAACAAAGCTTTAATAGGAAAACCGGAAACACCAAGAGTTTTTAATGCTACTTTTAATTTGAACATAAACGGTGTTTTAATTCCTATTACAAGACCTGTAATATATAAATATGCAAAACCCGATAAAGGAGAAATTTATCAACCTTTTGAAGTGGTACCTGAAGCTACCGCAAGCTTTACCGATAAGGTTTTAATATTTGCCGACGCATCACCAAAAAGAATTCCTGTAACAATTAAGGCACATAAAGACAGTATTTCCGGTACAGTTGAATTAAAATACGGCACAGGATGGCAAGTTGATAAAAAACTGCAACCATTCTCAATCAACAAAAAAGGAGATGAACAAACCGTTTATTTTACGTTGAGTCCGCCAGCTACAGAGAACGAAAGTAGCATCTCCCCTATTATTAAATTGGACGGCAAAGAGATTACCAAAGAGCTAGTAACTATTGCTTATGACCATGTACCTACTCAAACAATACTACTACCATCCGAAACAAAAGTAGTTAGATTAAACATTCAGAAAGCAGGAGAAAACATAGGTTATATTATGGGTGCTGGTGATGAAGTACCTACTAGTTTAGAGCAAATAGGATACAATGTTCAACTAATAGATCCTACAACGATTACTAAAGAATCCCTAAAAAAATATGATGCTGTAGTTTTAGGAATTAGAGCCTACAATGTAGTAGATGAGCTTAAATTTAAACAACGTTTTATTTTAGATTATGCCAAGAATGGCGGTACGGTAATTGTACAATATAATACCGCAAGTAGATGGGGAGCTCAATTTGAAAATATTGCACCTTATGAACTAGAAATCTCCAGAGATCGTGTTACCAATGAAAATTCTGATGTAAAGATTATTGCAAAAGATAATTCACTGGTACATTTTCCAAACGAAATCAACGAGAGTGATTTTAATGGCTGGGTTCAAGAGAGAGGGTTATACTTTCCTAATAAATGGAGTAAAGAATTTACGCCTATTTTAGAAATGCATGATAAAGGGGAAGAATCCCTAAAAGGTAGCTTATTAATTGCCCCATATGGAAAGGGAAACTATATTTATACTGGACTGAGCTTTTTTAGAGAATTACCAGTTGGTGTTCCAGGTGCATATAAACTTTTCTCAAATATGTTATCCGTTGGAAAAGACAAAGTAGAAACGAAAGCCAAAATCAAAGGATGA
- a CDS encoding mechanosensitive ion channel domain-containing protein: MKEFIAEHHNELIYSLIVLLVILVLKFLFTTAVKKVSKISEFNPVRTNLIIKFINIALTIISVVALTFVWSVDYQDLGVMLSSVFAVIGVALFAQWSILSNITAGVILFFSFPFKIGNTIRILDKELLDPNNSDLDQFVIEDIRAFHLHLRRSNGEILTYPNNLVLQKGVILISTYQQGEFISVEEQEEQTT; this comes from the coding sequence ATGAAAGAGTTTATTGCTGAACATCATAATGAGCTAATATATAGTCTTATTGTTCTTTTGGTTATTCTGGTTTTAAAATTTTTATTTACCACCGCCGTAAAAAAGGTAAGTAAAATCAGTGAGTTCAATCCTGTTCGTACTAACCTCATTATCAAATTCATAAACATAGCATTAACTATCATTTCGGTCGTTGCACTAACCTTTGTTTGGAGTGTAGATTACCAAGATTTAGGAGTTATGCTATCCTCCGTGTTTGCCGTTATTGGTGTTGCGCTTTTTGCACAATGGTCAATTTTGAGCAACATTACAGCTGGTGTTATTCTTTTCTTCTCATTTCCTTTTAAAATAGGAAACACCATTCGAATTTTAGACAAGGAACTACTTGACCCTAATAATTCAGATTTAGATCAATTTGTAATTGAGGATATTAGAGCCTTTCACTTACACTTAAGAAGGAGCAATGGAGAAATTCTAACCTATCCAAATAATTTGGTTCTTCAAAAAGGAGTCATTTTAATATCTACCTATCAACAAGGTGAATTTATTAGTGTTGAAGAACAAGAAGAACAAACCACATGA
- a CDS encoding Maf family nucleotide pyrophosphatase has product MLKNKLKEHHLILASGSPRRHQFFKEMELDFEMRIRSVDEVYPTELKGAEISDYLAKLKAEVFLPELQSKDILITSDTVVWHNNESLAKAEDSTEAEEMLKKLSGDWHQVISSVCFTTIERQIVQHSITEVKFKNLSEDEIQHYIKEYQPYDKAGAYGIQEWIGLIGIEKIKGSYTNVVGLPTQLVYETLSLFIT; this is encoded by the coding sequence ATGTTGAAGAATAAACTTAAAGAACATCACTTAATCTTAGCATCTGGCTCACCAAGAAGACATCAGTTTTTTAAGGAAATGGAGCTTGATTTTGAAATGAGAATCAGATCTGTAGATGAAGTCTATCCAACTGAATTAAAAGGAGCTGAAATATCTGATTACTTAGCTAAATTAAAAGCAGAAGTATTTTTACCCGAATTACAATCAAAAGATATTCTAATAACCTCAGATACGGTTGTTTGGCATAATAATGAATCATTGGCCAAAGCAGAAGATAGCACAGAAGCTGAAGAAATGCTAAAAAAACTATCTGGAGATTGGCATCAGGTCATTTCTTCTGTATGTTTTACCACAATTGAACGACAGATAGTTCAACATTCAATAACGGAAGTCAAGTTCAAGAATTTATCGGAAGATGAAATTCAACATTATATAAAGGAATATCAACCTTACGATAAAGCAGGTGCATATGGTATTCAAGAATGGATAGGACTTATAGGTATTGAAAAAATTAAAGGATCATACACAAATGTAGTTGGTTTACCAACACAACTAGTTTATGAAACCTTATCACTTTTTATAACATAG
- a CDS encoding KdsC family phosphatase, protein MEKSYKEYLKDITTFIFDVDGVFTDGSLLVTSEGELLRKMNVKDGYALKVALKKGYNVCIITGGTNEGVRIRLKGLGVTDIYMGAHYKMDALEEYMDLYHIEPENILYMGDDIPDIPPMQTVALATCPQNAVAEVKSVSQYISHKNGGHGCVRDVIEQVLKVRGDWTSHFSAAND, encoded by the coding sequence ATGGAAAAAAGTTATAAAGAGTATTTAAAAGATATTACCACATTTATTTTTGATGTAGATGGCGTTTTTACAGATGGAAGTCTTTTAGTTACGAGCGAAGGAGAGTTGTTACGTAAAATGAACGTTAAGGATGGTTATGCCTTAAAAGTTGCGCTAAAGAAAGGTTACAATGTATGTATTATTACAGGAGGAACAAACGAAGGTGTTCGTATAAGACTAAAAGGACTAGGGGTTACCGATATTTACATGGGTGCACATTACAAAATGGATGCTTTAGAGGAATATATGGATCTTTATCATATAGAACCTGAAAACATATTATATATGGGTGATGACATACCAGACATTCCACCAATGCAAACGGTTGCTTTAGCTACTTGTCCGCAGAATGCTGTTGCAGAAGTTAAAAGTGTAAGTCAATACATTTCGCATAAAAATGGCGGTCATGGCTGTGTACGTGATGTCATTGAACAGGTTTTAAAAGTACGAGGAGATTGGACCAGCCATTTTAGTGCTGCAAACGATTAA
- a CDS encoding Rossmann-like and DUF2520 domain-containing protein, with protein sequence MISVVIVGSGNVAQNLFHAFQNSADVTVKQIIGRNREHLAFVQDNALISTEFTSDISADVYILAISDDAINSVGESLKNAKGILVHTSGATPLDAIKYAKRPGVFYPLQTFTKGKIISFHDVPICIEATNNKDLETLTILGKQLSKNVVEIDSVQRKTLHVAAVFANNFTNYMYTMGSEICTEHDLDFSLLKPLIAETAAKLNTLTPMQAQTGPAKRGDQKTLHNHLQIITDKHQRELYTLLSNAIKEKHGKKL encoded by the coding sequence ATGATATCAGTAGTTATAGTAGGTTCTGGTAATGTAGCACAGAATCTGTTTCATGCATTTCAAAATTCTGCAGATGTTACCGTAAAGCAGATAATAGGTAGAAATAGAGAACACTTGGCATTTGTACAGGACAATGCACTTATTAGTACTGAATTTACTAGTGATATAAGCGCAGATGTTTACATACTAGCAATTTCTGACGATGCTATAAATAGCGTAGGCGAAAGTTTAAAAAATGCAAAAGGTATTTTGGTCCATACTTCTGGCGCAACGCCGCTTGACGCGATAAAATATGCTAAGCGACCAGGTGTTTTTTATCCCTTACAGACATTTACAAAAGGGAAAATCATATCATTTCATGATGTCCCTATTTGCATAGAAGCGACTAACAATAAAGATCTTGAAACATTAACAATACTAGGAAAACAACTTAGTAAAAATGTAGTTGAAATAGATTCTGTGCAGCGAAAAACACTACATGTGGCTGCGGTATTCGCGAATAATTTCACCAATTACATGTATACCATGGGCTCTGAAATTTGTACAGAACATGACTTAGATTTCTCATTGTTAAAACCACTTATTGCAGAGACGGCTGCAAAATTAAACACATTAACACCCATGCAGGCACAAACTGGACCTGCAAAACGAGGCGATCAAAAAACATTACATAATCATTTACAAATCATAACAGACAAACACCAAAGGGAACTTTACACCCTTTTAAGCAACGCAATAAAAGAAAAACATGGAAAAAAGTTATAA